In one Flammeovirga yaeyamensis genomic region, the following are encoded:
- a CDS encoding SDR family oxidoreductase has translation MKRNVLITGTSTGVGLEASILFAKNGFKVYATMRNLKKADALKDAIEKEQLDIEILPLDVTDLSSIKKAVDTIIANDGKIDVLFNNAGAGFAKTTEQTSEEEIRWVTDVNYHGVVFCTKEVLPHMRKQNGGQIITITSVGGLVGQPFNEFYCGAKFAVEGYMEALANYVSKPFNIKITNVEPGGISTEFMASAVQKTSSNGQFAMGEYQGIFEKYMAGSQERAKSSEIPIYQTGKEVAEVVLQVAQNENPPLRIRSSEWAERFCQLKTQADPDGTKLRDMIANSFL, from the coding sequence ATGAAAAGAAATGTTTTAATCACAGGTACATCCACAGGTGTTGGATTGGAAGCTTCAATTCTCTTTGCTAAAAATGGCTTTAAGGTCTATGCTACAATGAGAAATCTCAAAAAAGCAGATGCTCTAAAAGACGCTATTGAAAAAGAACAATTGGATATCGAGATTCTACCTTTAGATGTCACCGACTTATCGTCTATTAAAAAGGCAGTAGATACTATTATAGCTAATGATGGGAAAATAGATGTCTTATTTAATAATGCAGGGGCCGGATTTGCAAAAACTACCGAACAAACATCTGAAGAAGAAATTCGATGGGTGACCGATGTAAATTACCACGGTGTAGTCTTCTGTACCAAAGAAGTGCTACCACATATGAGAAAACAGAATGGTGGACAAATTATTACGATCACTTCTGTGGGAGGCTTAGTGGGACAACCTTTCAATGAGTTCTACTGTGGAGCCAAGTTCGCTGTAGAAGGTTACATGGAAGCATTGGCGAACTATGTTTCAAAACCTTTCAATATTAAAATTACAAATGTTGAGCCTGGTGGCATTTCAACGGAATTTATGGCTTCAGCTGTTCAGAAAACTTCTTCCAATGGACAGTTTGCTATGGGTGAGTATCAAGGAATCTTTGAGAAGTACATGGCTGGCAGTCAGGAAAGAGCTAAAAGTAGCGAAATTCCAATTTATCAAACAGGTAAAGAAGTGGCTGAAGTAGTCCTTCAAGTCGCCCAAAATGAAAATCCTCCTTTAAGAATAAGAAGTTCCGAATGGGCCGAACGTTTTTGTCAGTTAAAAACACAAGCAGATCCCGACGGAACAAAACTTCGTGATATGATTGCGAATAGTTTCCTTTAG